The Rhipicephalus sanguineus isolate Rsan-2018 chromosome 4, BIME_Rsan_1.4, whole genome shotgun sequence DNA window gtCACGTGCGAGCCTTCCAAATTTTGCGTAATGTCGCCTCATTGATCTTTGTCTGAAAActtattctgagagtattgtttTTCGCTTAGTTACCACATTTGGATTATATTAGGCAAAGGCGTTTGTGAAACGTTtccgaagctcaataatattattactatttctccgccatatacgcctccagaaacttgccaaaatcttttatttttgcatttttgttgcaatattgcgctatgtatgaacGTCGCAGCAATCAAAAGTTAGGTTACGGAAGGTATATTtggcgttaaaaatattttcacgcAGCTGAAGTTTGTAgaatcttcatttcagttgacAATAGttgacgcaatttacaccacgtggtgcccCAAATAAAAATccgctttatacctcaatcgaaaggaaATGAATAGTTCTTATGTGGCAAGTTTTAttgtaacattttttttgttttaagtaaTAAAATAATTTTCGAAGCTGCCTATTGACGGTTCTCTTCACATTTGTGCACACTgcagcttaataataatatctggcgtttaacgtgccaaaaccacgatatgataatgaagcacgccgtagtgaaggactaCGGAAATTCAGACCATCTGgtctttttttaacgtgcactgacatcgcacagtacacgggcctctagcgtttcgcctccatagaaatgcgaccgccacggccgggttcGAAGCCGCGAcgttcgggtgagcagccgagcagcgtaGCCACTAGCCACGGATATTACATGCACTGGTGCGTTGTTGTTAACTGTGTATTATGAAATTATTACTATATTCTGTTCTGTAATGCAAATGTCCATTTAAGTATGTTtgagtttttctttttactttgtaATTGTGTTATTTTTACAGTGTCACTTCATATTTTCGTTAGAGCACATTGTGTAATCTTTTCTTCTGTATTGCAATGTACCCTTTACTTTATTTCCGAAAAACAGTATTGTAAACAGTGCGCTATGCACAATGTATACACCATGTATCCACCCTCATGCTGTGCCATGCCAAGAAACAAGGAGGCAGGGACCACTGTCAAGCCGTAATCGCGGCTTTTAGTCCCGCCTCCTTCTctttcaaaggaaagaaaaataaaatttgattgatttgatttgattgatagagtacaccaccgcggcggaccatacGACATCTTCCTTGTTGATGCTTTCACATGCTTCAGTTCAATTCACATTGGGGAACCATGGGCGCGCGGCCTAGTGGATGAGGCACTCGCTTACGGACCAGGGGAAGCTAGATTCAAGCCCCTGTCATGGACTGAAAAATTATTTATTTTAGTTATTATTTCCTTGGTGCGCGTAAAATATGGATGAGGAAGGTTTCTTCTGGTATCTTGGGTTTTTCGGAACACCACCGTCGCCATCTTCACGTgttagtcaatacaagcttcgcttgaaaagcttCACGTCCATATTTGCCAAGCTCAGGTACTTATCCTATCTTAAGACACTCggaaccaaaaaaagaaagaaaagaaccacGGTACCGACTACCCTGTGCGTTCCTTATAAAAAAATTCCACAAGACCGTCCCTCTTGGCATAATCGGCCCTCGTCCTTGGGCTTATCTAGAAGAGTCGACGTATGTGGTTTTTACAGCTATTGGCGAATATTAGAAGGTAATTAATGCAAGGCGTAGTCGGCACAGTCCTACGGAGCGAATGATTTTTCTcttaaacttgttttttttttctgcgttgtgCGCAACATATTTATCGCGAACACCTAACACTTGACGTGCTCTTCTTTCCGTGTTCGACAGCGAAGTGGTCTACCGTATTTGCCAAGTATACCAGTAACACCTACAACGGGAGCAACACGATCGCGTACCAGAAATACGTCCTGGACATTCTTGTCGATCTGATCAATCACCATTCCGTGGGCGTCGAGGGACTGCGCTACCTGATCGCTTGGAGCATGTTCCGACAGCTGGTGCGCTACACGGAGCCAACACTGCTGTTGGGCAAAAAGACTGCGAGAGAAGCCTGCTACGATGAAGTCCTCGAAGTCATGAAGCTGGCAGTAGTGAGCCCATTCCTGCAAACGAGTACGTTTACATACTTACCTATTAGTCATATTGTCACGTATCATAGCATTCCTAGAAGTATAAAGACAACTGTTCACGATGAATTGCTTACATGCAACGCTTCTTATAAAAGGGCGAGTATTTAGTCCGGGCAAATGTTCTATTGatactttaaaaaaattacaccatctcttaatcaagggaaccatgagggaatgcgaagcagcagtGGGGGCGCAAACCAAGTTTCCGTTGccttcactcggcgtttccgttagtgtgtgaaggtttgtatttagtgcttGTGTTATCACtacgttgtgtttgtgtgttgtttTCCGTTAGCgtcgagtgaacgagtggcgccgacgttgacgttacaactcatctgaacgggagcgaagcgagaatgatggaagccgaccgagcgcgcacgcttatatacacatgaaatgggggaggaagaggagagagtgggttacaggctgtatttggctgcggcgcggctgcatcacgtgggaggagaggctgcgccgcggctctCGCGCGgtggaggagaggagagaaggcgaccgaacgcctgcgtaaaggaggagagtgggagagagagtaggcgcatgcggaGTGGCGTGCGGACACCACCGCcgacgccggacacagccccgagcaaaagctgcttcgcatctaaaatgttttCTCATTCGCAGTTTCTCATCGCACTCGTAAAGAGCCGAACGCAAGTGGTTCCCCTTGGTTCCTCTCTTTGCGTGCAGCTCCGGCACTGGCTTTGTCACTCCCTCCTGTTTATCTCCTCGACCCCactgtcctttctttctttctcttttttcattCTCTACGTGCAAGCTtattcttcttctcttttctctTGGCGAATACGGGAGGGTGAAAAAGCCGTGCATTAAAACGTTGCCAAGGGAGGTCATCGCTTCCGTAACGAAGACAAGCGCCGCCGTGTTGAAATGTTCGCGCGCCGGTGACATCCCGTGTTCGACGTTTCGCATCACGCCACCAATACAATAAATGACGAGAAATCCGAGTGGCTGATCTGACGAGCACATCTCACAAGTAGAAACACGGCGCTCAAACGAAAGGACAGAGAAAGGACACAGGCCCCGGCGCCGACTAACAACCAGTTGTGGTCGTTAGTCAGCGGCGTGGTCTCTGTCATTTCTTCGTCCCATCGTTTCAGCGCTGTTTTGCTAATTGTAATCACGAACTGAGCATCCCAAATGTGTACCCTGCTGGAGCACATGTCGACTTGTTGAAGTGTTGATTCCAGCGAGATTCTCTGttcagtgatttgtcactgcttCAAGCCTCCACCTTGCGCTAAACATCACCAATACTGCCGTTGAGGACCAAAACCGTTTACAACAGGCGAAGTACTCGTAAAATAGTGTGCACTGTGCCGGCTTTGGTCTATTGTAAGCGTGCATAATTCGGGTAAACCACACGTCACCTTGTTTGCAAGCTGAGCATATAAAGCGAACATACACGACAAGAAGCTGTGTTTTGGTAATTTATTGGGTGCCCGAATTTTCTTCTCGGCAACAGTCGTCAAACCGGAAATGGTACGAGAGGCCCAGAGTTTGTTGACCACGATCATCGCGGCCTTCCGAAAAGCCTTGGTTGCATCGCTTTGGCTGACAGGCAAGGCAAGAATCATTGCCCTCAAGAAGATCGATAGGGTGCAGCAACACGTGGGGAGCCCGGGTCGCCGATTGGACCCCGCCTACGTGGAGGAGCTTTATGGTGACAACCTTCTCAGTGGCTTCTCTGTGTTTTTTCGCACTTACAGCGATTAAAATTGCCGTGAAATGCTTTAGGAGTACTATCTTTTGGATATTTAGGAATGTAATGTTACTTTTTAATCAAAAGAGCGAGAAACTGAACAGAAATGGTCAATGCGTTTGCTGAACAGTTAGCGACCCTGCGTCGCAACGGTGGCTCCCGATGCCAGAGCGTCCGAAAGCATGCTCATGCGCATAGCTTGGTTTCTTATGAGAGACCTATGATTGTTACCCTCCCTTACACATATATGAAGGTACTTGAACGTTGAAACCTACTACGTATCCGTACGAGGAACAAATTAAACTGTTCCCGAAATTCAAGTACCAAATTCTCGAATGAAACGCCTAATCAAATTTAAATGATGCTCGAATTGTTTATGCTACTAGGCTCCACTATGAATGTTTCTTTTCATAATCTATATGGCAGGGGATGCGCGGGTCCTGCTTGTGGTATATTTCAGCGTGCATCGTGCGTCTCTTTACGACAAGCCTGTATAAAGTTGAACAGAAAGGTACACATTCGACACCATGATAGGCAAATTGGGGAGTGAGAAGGCTTATATGGTCCGTATTTTTTGTTTATCTCGCGCTACAGCTCCGCTGCCGGACGTGCTTCCGAATAGGTTCTTTGCGTCGTGGAGGAAAGCACTCTCGCTCTCGCGTCACCAACAATGGGCCGACCAACATACATGGCTGTACGACGAAGCGGAAGTGGACGCTGAGTACTCTGTACACTTCAACTCCATAATCATCCCGACAGCGATGCTGCAGCCTCCGTTCTTTTTCTTCGATAGCCCGCCCGCCCTGAACTACGGTGGCATTGGGACGGTGAGTTCCTGGTACCCGATAACCACAGCTGTAGCCGCGTTATTTTGTGTGTGTAAAGAGAGGTATTGGGGGTATGTGCTCACGCGACTCCGAAAAATAATCACTTATATTATTACGTGTTGTCTCGCATATGCTGGCTGTTGTGTTTAGAAAATAttgatttttaacgcgataacggtAAAGAGCCGATGGCGCAGAAAATGAGGTGTCAGGGTGGCGTCAGCGGCGTTGGTTGTTAGCAAAAAAGCCGGATGGATGTATAAATTGAAAACCAGGGCTCGGGACGAAATTGAACCCATGTATTCTGCGTCTCTCTCAAGTATTTTACCACACGGCCACGCCACTGCATGAAACTACTTCGCAAGAAGACACTATACAATCGTCAATTTGGGCTAGGAGTCACGCTAATGGCACATTCACACTTGAGAATCGAGGAGAAAGCTAAAACGCcggagcggccggaaaaccgcgTTCGCGCGTGTCGAaaacgttcacatttgttctgcccctcctgcatgcAGTCGCCACCGCCTTtaccacttcgagaattcattctattTTGCCCGTTCAAGCTGAGCATTTATTTCCTTACCGAATTCAAGtaatgcatgcaaaacacggaaaagaaacagctttcaccttttcaaaccgttgTTTCGGGAGATGCACCAGCAGAAACTTGCTgcacggcagcagcggcggccgcGGATTCACCCGGCAGTGCAAAAGCGAGATGCGTTGGGACACGCCGACTTGTTGCTGCTTTAATTTCTGGGaattccagtcttctcggcaatcttaatccaaaccaggctctcgaagaacgcgtccttgtcgaggctgtgagttttgtcATGTTGCACGGGTAGTCTGCAATTGCGTCGATGCGAGCCGCCGCCGAAGctctggccgccatgttgaatttgccgCCGGCCGTTGTTTACATTACGTGGTTTAAGCTAGTGCTGCCAAAGTatggcttcccgtgaagcggaaaagCGATCGGCTTTCGTGTGGCGAAAAATGAGACATCCGACCGATTTAATCGCATCGGGCTCGCCGCGTGATTTTGCAgtcgcttaggcggcgaagcgagtgaacttccggtgagttttgccgctttcgccctcCTTATAGGACAAGTGAGAACGCGCCTTAAAAGATGTCatgttgcgtgacagaagcgaatAATTACACTCGGCACCAAAACATGCCACATGCATAACCAGTTAATGGTGAAAAGCTCGAAAGCAATACAAATGGCTGAACTATAATTTATAGCCATCGTAGCCATCGCTCAGCCTCAGAATTAACGAATCCGTAGATGCTCGTACTGCTTTCGCAACTGTAATTGCGCTTGGCGCCCAAGACGAGTTTACACCGGCCGATGTCAAGTGCACAAGCCGTTCCTTCCCTCATGGCATGGCGGATGGTGACGAGCGACAAGCCAAGCATGGCAAGAGAATGAGAAGGTTAGACGAACGGGGCCTCAAAATGCTGTCGAGTTCTAATCGCAAAGTCGAAACCTAAGCGTCCTCCAAATCTCTTCATAAAAAGGTAATATTCTGGTACCTTTCGTCTTCACGTACGAGCTATACGTCGCTGCGGAAATATTTTGTCGTTGGTCAAGCTACATTAGAATTAAGAATTAA harbors:
- the LOC119391814 gene encoding neprilysin-3 — its product is MLSGTIRGLGHMTDPHVTPAKWSTVFAKYTSNTYNGSNTIAYQKYVLDILVDLINHHSVGVEGLRYLIAWSMFRQLVRYTEPTLLLGKKTAREACYDEVLEVMKLAVVSPFLQTIVKPEMVREAQSLLTTIIAAFRKALVASLWLTGKARIIALKKIDRVQQHVGSPGRRLDPAYVEELYAPLPDVLPNRFFASWRKALSLSRHQQWADQHTWLYDEAEVDAEYSVHFNSIIIPTAMLQPPFFFFDSPPALNYGGIGTIMGHEIMHGYDVQGSNYDERSHFDPWRTEQIGEEYTNRTFCIRRSHRAALRMRSEQEMVNDTLDSENLADFVGTLTAYAAFASLPPPERDIELSGLNMTAEQIFFISRCVQWCEQEPLIGDRYAPSRSRCLVPLMNMPQFSAAFACPSGTPMNPRKKCTFW